One Marinibacterium anthonyi genomic region harbors:
- a CDS encoding coenzyme PQQ synthesis protein PqqA: protein MAWTKPNATSIACGMEINMYGPAEDEDHDLF, encoded by the coding sequence ATGGCATGGACCAAGCCCAACGCAACCTCGATCGCCTGCGGCATGGAAATCAACATGTACGGCCCCGCGGAAGACGAGGACCACGACCTGTTCTGA
- the pqqB gene encoding Pyrroloquinoline quinone biosynthesis protein B, whose translation MTQSSVGVSLDGSDWVVLNASPDIREQLARQPDFHPRSLRHTPIHTVVLTNGDIDHIAGLLTLREKTPFRVLATAETGGVLAANSVFGVLDRDVVAFDTIALDTPFEAAGLAILPFAVPGKIPLFLEGAGIAGDSEALKAMGEQTIGLRITDGAKVVYYIPGCAEIPDWLVERLADADLLLFDGTVWENDEMVRTGTGAKTGARMGHISMSGPRGSIARLAPLNTRKVFIHINNTNPILQPSGPERQTADAAGWTIAQDGMRFTP comes from the coding sequence ATGACCCAGTCGTCGGTGGGTGTTTCTTTGGACGGCTCGGATTGGGTCGTGCTCAATGCCTCTCCCGACATCCGCGAACAGCTCGCCCGCCAGCCGGATTTCCACCCCCGATCCCTGCGCCACACGCCGATCCACACGGTGGTCCTGACCAATGGCGACATCGATCACATCGCCGGCCTTTTGACCTTGCGCGAAAAGACCCCGTTTCGGGTGCTGGCCACCGCCGAGACGGGCGGGGTCCTTGCGGCGAACTCCGTCTTCGGTGTGCTTGACCGGGACGTGGTGGCGTTTGACACCATCGCGCTGGACACGCCGTTCGAGGCCGCGGGCCTTGCGATCCTGCCCTTCGCCGTGCCGGGCAAGATCCCGCTGTTCCTGGAAGGCGCCGGCATCGCCGGCGACAGCGAGGCGCTGAAGGCGATGGGCGAACAGACCATCGGGTTGCGCATCACCGACGGGGCAAAGGTCGTCTATTACATCCCCGGCTGCGCCGAGATCCCCGACTGGCTGGTCGAGCGGCTGGCCGACGCCGACCTGCTGCTGTTCGACGGCACCGTCTGGGAAAACGACGAGATGGTGCGCACCGGAACCGGCGCCAAGACCGGCGCGCGGATGGGCCATATCTCGATGTCCGGCCCAAGGGGCAGCATCGCCCGCCTGGCCCCGCTGAACACGCGCAAGGTCTTCATTCACATCAACAACACCAACCCGATCCTGCAACCCTCCGGCCCCGAACGCCAAACCGCGGACGCCGCCGGCTGGACCATCGCCCAGGACGGCATGAGGTTCACCCCATGA
- the pqqC gene encoding Pyrroloquinoline-quinone synthase: protein MKDIPDAPDAATFEARLRQIGVDRYHDKHPFHHKLHSGQCTMDQVRAWVINRYYYQSRIPMKDAAFMSRVTDHKLRRAWRSRIEDHDGAEGRIGGIERWLKLAEGVGLDPDYVASERGILPATKFAVDAYVRYVRDMPLLQAVASSLTELFAPKIHEQRIAGLLAHYDFANPDTIGYFQNRLKEAPKDVAFGLQWVIDHADTQEKQDAAAEALIFKTDVLWAQLDALWSGYVEPGRIPPGGWQPHEGLL, encoded by the coding sequence ATGAAGGACATTCCCGACGCCCCCGATGCGGCCACCTTCGAAGCCCGCCTGCGCCAGATCGGCGTCGACCGCTATCACGACAAGCACCCGTTCCATCACAAGCTGCACTCCGGGCAATGCACCATGGACCAGGTCCGCGCCTGGGTGATCAACCGGTATTATTACCAAAGCCGCATCCCCATGAAGGACGCCGCCTTCATGAGCCGCGTGACCGACCACAAGCTGCGCCGCGCCTGGCGGTCCCGGATCGAGGATCACGATGGCGCCGAGGGCCGGATCGGGGGCATCGAACGCTGGCTGAAACTGGCCGAGGGCGTGGGGCTGGACCCCGATTACGTGGCCTCGGAACGGGGTATCCTGCCGGCCACGAAATTCGCCGTCGACGCCTATGTCCGCTACGTGCGCGACATGCCGCTGCTGCAGGCGGTGGCCTCGTCGCTGACCGAACTGTTCGCGCCCAAGATCCATGAACAGCGCATCGCCGGTCTGCTGGCGCATTACGATTTCGCCAATCCCGACACGATCGGCTATTTCCAGAACCGGCTCAAGGAAGCGCCCAAGGATGTCGCCTTTGGCCTGCAATGGGTCATCGACCACGCCGATACGCAGGAAAAGCAGGACGCCGCGGCCGAGGCGCTGATCTTCAAGACCGATGTGCTTTGGGCGCAACTGGACGCGCTGTGGTCCGGCTATGTCGAACCGGGGCGCATCCCGCCCGGCGGCTGGCAGCCGCACGAGGGGCTGTTGTGA
- the pqqD gene encoding Pyrroloquinoline quinone biosynthesis protein D — protein MTPEATGDRIPVIPRGVRRHHDGVRGQEVLLGPERALMLDQTAVAILAAVDGARSLADIAGHLSATYNAPRDVIEPDVIAFLDGLADQMLITYA, from the coding sequence GTGACCCCCGAGGCAACCGGCGACAGGATCCCCGTGATCCCGCGCGGCGTGCGCCGCCACCACGACGGCGTGCGCGGCCAAGAGGTCCTGTTGGGCCCCGAACGCGCGCTGATGCTGGACCAGACGGCGGTGGCGATCCTGGCCGCCGTCGATGGCGCGCGCAGCCTGGCGGACATTGCCGGCCACCTGTCGGCCACCTACAACGCGCCAAGGGACGTCATCGAACCCGACGTGATCGCCTTTCTCGACGGGCTCGCCGACCAGATGCTGATCACCTATGCCTGA
- the albA_1 gene encoding Antilisterial bacteriocin subtilosin biosynthesis protein AlbA encodes MPDTAHTIIQPPIAMLAELTHRCPLACPYCSNPLEMTAKDAELDTDTWAAAFREAAEIGVLQLHLSGGEPASRRDLTELAKAAREAGLYVNLITSGIGLTERRLADLEPYVDHIQLSLQGITAAVADRIGGYKGGFDRKMHVAELIGQMGFPLTLNAVMHRHNLDDLPATLDMAVRLGARRIEVACVQFQGWALKNRAMLQPSRGQVDAAKRIVARARRDLKGTLAIDFVPPDYYADYPKACMGGGWGSTGLNIAPDGKVLPCHAAETIPGLTFQTLRDASLKQIWYDSPAFNAFRGTDWMPELCQTCERRDIDFGGCRCQAMAIAGDPTATDPVCRKSPHRALVDAALDIDVIEAPEPDFIYRKL; translated from the coding sequence ATGCCTGACACCGCCCATACGATCATCCAGCCGCCCATCGCCATGTTGGCGGAACTGACCCACCGCTGCCCGCTGGCCTGTCCCTATTGTTCCAACCCGCTGGAGATGACGGCGAAGGACGCCGAGCTGGACACCGACACCTGGGCCGCTGCCTTTCGCGAGGCGGCCGAGATCGGGGTGCTGCAGCTGCACCTGTCGGGCGGCGAACCGGCGTCGCGCCGCGATCTGACGGAGCTGGCGAAGGCCGCGCGCGAAGCGGGGCTTTACGTCAACCTCATCACCTCGGGCATCGGGCTGACCGAAAGGCGGCTGGCCGATCTGGAACCTTACGTCGATCACATCCAGCTGTCGCTGCAGGGCATCACCGCCGCCGTCGCCGACCGGATCGGCGGGTACAAGGGCGGGTTCGACCGCAAGATGCACGTGGCGGAATTGATCGGGCAGATGGGCTTTCCGCTGACGCTGAACGCCGTGATGCACCGCCACAACCTGGACGATCTGCCCGCCACGCTGGACATGGCCGTGCGCCTGGGTGCGCGCCGGATCGAAGTCGCCTGCGTCCAGTTCCAGGGTTGGGCGCTGAAGAACCGCGCCATGCTGCAGCCCTCACGCGGCCAGGTGGACGCGGCCAAGCGTATCGTGGCCAGGGCCCGCAGGGACCTGAAGGGCACATTGGCCATCGATTTCGTGCCGCCCGATTATTATGCCGATTATCCAAAGGCCTGCATGGGCGGCGGCTGGGGCTCGACCGGGTTGAACATCGCGCCCGACGGCAAGGTGCTGCCCTGCCACGCCGCCGAAACCATCCCCGGCCTGACCTTCCAGACCCTGCGCGACGCCTCGCTGAAACAGATCTGGTACGACAGCCCGGCCTTCAACGCCTTTCGCGGCACCGACTGGATGCCGGAGCTGTGCCAGACCTGCGAGCGGCGCGATATCGACTTCGGCGGCTGCCGCTGCCAGGCCATGGCCATCGCCGGCGACCCCACCGCCACCGATCCGGTCTGCCGCAAGTCGCCGCACCGGGCGCTGGTCGACGCCGCGCTGGACATCGACGTGATCGAGGCGCCCGAGCCGGACTTCATCTACCGCAAGCTCTGA
- a CDS encoding hypothetical protein (putative conserved protein), translating to MVEDEDLVRGPSDVVRTASVHGTGPAVATDLIAALGAGPFAHVLIFSAPGPDFEALVEAATAACDAPISACTTAGEISPQGYCDGTTVAMAFPAAHFAVEFVEVADLGDIDTQSLINDVVAKRNALAADHPRWMSEFAYALIDGVSMGEEALLRQLAPGLAGMPFFGGSAGDGRAFRTTYIAHQGRVSTGGAVVALIRSACPVRVFSLDHFSPTGRRLVVTGAEPEKRIVHEINAAPAIEEYARLLGLDPQDVGLSTFAAHPLVVRFGDRHYVRGIQENLDGSLSMGSAIDEGLVLSLGEATDIAVHLRDNLAVLAEQVKPEAILAFDCILRRIEAEDHQLTGQVSEILRDYRVVGFSSYGEQIDGLHVNHTMTGVAIYPPGPVPAAEV from the coding sequence ATGGTGGAGGATGAGGATCTTGTTCGCGGCCCGTCCGACGTGGTTCGGACGGCCTCGGTGCACGGAACCGGCCCGGCCGTGGCGACCGACCTGATCGCCGCGCTGGGTGCCGGGCCGTTTGCCCATGTGCTGATCTTCTCGGCGCCGGGCCCCGATTTCGAAGCCCTGGTCGAAGCCGCCACCGCCGCCTGCGATGCGCCCATCAGCGCCTGCACCACGGCGGGAGAGATTTCGCCCCAGGGCTATTGCGACGGCACCACCGTGGCGATGGCCTTTCCGGCGGCCCATTTCGCGGTGGAATTCGTCGAGGTCGCCGACCTGGGCGACATCGACACGCAATCCCTGATCAACGACGTGGTGGCCAAGCGCAACGCGCTGGCGGCCGATCACCCGCGCTGGATGTCGGAATTCGCCTATGCGCTGATCGACGGCGTGTCGATGGGCGAAGAGGCGCTGCTGCGCCAGCTGGCGCCGGGCCTGGCCGGCATGCCGTTCTTTGGCGGATCTGCCGGCGACGGGCGGGCGTTCCGCACGACCTATATCGCGCACCAGGGGCGGGTGTCGACAGGCGGCGCCGTCGTGGCGCTGATCCGGTCGGCCTGCCCGGTGCGGGTGTTCAGCCTGGATCATTTCTCGCCCACCGGACGCCGGTTGGTGGTGACCGGGGCCGAACCCGAAAAGCGCATCGTGCACGAGATCAACGCCGCCCCCGCGATCGAGGAATACGCCCGCCTGCTGGGCCTTGATCCGCAGGACGTCGGCCTGTCGACCTTCGCCGCCCATCCGCTGGTCGTCCGTTTTGGCGACCGCCATTACGTGCGCGGCATCCAGGAAAACCTGGACGGGTCGTTGTCGATGGGATCGGCCATCGACGAAGGCCTGGTGCTGTCGCTGGGCGAGGCGACGGACATCGCCGTCCACCTGCGCGACAACCTGGCGGTCCTGGCGGAACAGGTGAAACCCGAGGCGATCCTGGCCTTCGACTGCATCCTGCGCCGGATCGAGGCCGAGGACCACCAGCTGACCGGCCAGGTATCCGAGATCCTGCGCGATTACCGGGTGGTGGGGTTTTCGTCCTACGGCGAACAGATCGACGGGCTGCACGTGAACCACACGATGACCGGCGTGGCGATCTATCCGCCGGGTCCGGTGCCGGCGGCCGAGGTCTGA
- the tyrC_1 gene encoding Arogenate dehydrogenase: MITTSPSITLVGFGAFGQLLAALIAPHCPLTIHDRDPLARAAARALGYAVPAPGEIPGDIVVLAVPVQALSACLTAIAPLLRPGQVVVDVCSIKEEPARLMRRILPDTVEILGAHPMFGPRSAAAGIVGCQVVLCPIRGRRWRRLAAFLRHVLHLDVVLATPEDHDCQAALSQALIHILAHAVRPWDNRPRIRTRSYDLFAEAMAMVRDDAPEVVDAITRGNRHVAPLRQSLIDALGQGPMDRATAPCYRNSWPTGS, encoded by the coding sequence ATGATCACCACATCCCCGTCCATCACGCTTGTCGGCTTTGGCGCCTTCGGCCAGCTTCTGGCCGCGCTGATCGCGCCCCATTGCCCGCTGACGATCCACGACCGCGATCCCCTGGCCCGCGCCGCCGCGCGCGCCCTGGGCTACGCTGTGCCGGCCCCGGGCGAGATCCCCGGCGACATCGTTGTCCTTGCCGTGCCGGTCCAGGCGCTGTCGGCCTGCCTGACCGCGATTGCCCCGCTGCTGCGGCCCGGACAGGTGGTGGTGGACGTCTGTTCGATCAAGGAGGAACCGGCGCGGCTGATGCGCCGGATCCTGCCCGACACGGTCGAGATCCTGGGCGCCCACCCGATGTTCGGCCCCCGCAGCGCCGCCGCCGGCATCGTCGGATGCCAGGTGGTGCTGTGCCCGATCCGCGGCCGCCGCTGGCGCCGCTTGGCCGCCTTTCTGCGCCATGTGCTGCATCTTGACGTGGTGCTGGCCACGCCCGAGGACCACGATTGTCAGGCGGCGCTGTCTCAGGCGCTGATCCACATCCTCGCCCACGCGGTACGGCCCTGGGACAACCGCCCCCGGATCCGCACGCGCAGCTACGACCTGTTCGCCGAAGCCATGGCCATGGTGCGGGACGATGCGCCGGAGGTTGTCGACGCGATCACCAGGGGAAACCGCCATGTCGCCCCGCTGCGCCAGAGCCTGATCGACGCATTGGGGCAGGGTCCGATGGACCGGGCGACCGCCCCGTGCTACCGAAATTCATGGCCCACCGGATCCTGA
- a CDS encoding hypothetical protein (putative conserved protein): MAHRILISACLLGQPVRYDGRGRRLEDDLVGQWQRAGLLVPLCPEVAGGLSTPRPPAEIEPGAQGPDVLAGAARIIDITGQDVTDTFRTGAAIAVATARQEGCRFALLMDRSPSCGSSRIYSGHHDGRTHPGIGVVTAALKQAGVEVFAPDSIAQLARRLTESP, from the coding sequence ATGGCCCACCGGATCCTGATCAGCGCCTGCCTTCTTGGCCAGCCCGTCCGCTATGACGGGCGGGGCCGGCGGCTTGAAGATGACCTTGTCGGCCAATGGCAACGGGCGGGCCTGCTTGTGCCGCTGTGCCCCGAGGTCGCCGGCGGCCTGTCCACCCCGCGCCCCCCGGCCGAGATCGAGCCCGGGGCGCAAGGGCCCGACGTGCTGGCCGGCGCGGCGCGGATCATCGACATCACCGGGCAGGACGTGACGGATACGTTTCGGACCGGCGCTGCCATCGCCGTGGCCACCGCCCGGCAGGAAGGCTGTCGCTTTGCCCTGCTGATGGACCGCAGCCCGTCCTGCGGCAGTTCCCGGATCTATTCCGGCCACCACGACGGTCGGACGCACCCCGGCATCGGCGTCGTGACCGCCGCGCTGAAACAGGCCGGCGTCGAGGTCTTCGCCCCCGACAGCATCGCCCAACTGGCGCGCCGCCTGACCGAAAGTCCCTGA
- a CDS encoding putative oxidoreductase codes for MTTGLKDKTILITGASRGIGEAAARHFAAKGANVVLAARSGGAIATIAEEIRAAGGTATALPCDVSDAAAVKTAVDRAVAEFGGLDGLINNAAVIDPIGHIADTDPAAWSAAVDINVKGVYFGLHAALPVMLERGGGTIVNISSGAATGVLEGWSAYCCTKAAVLSLTKATHKEYADRGIRVMGLSPGTVATQMQREIKASGLNPVSELDWEDHIPPEWVAQGLAFLFEGDADAWLGTDFSLKTAEGRAAAGLPAL; via the coding sequence ATGACCACCGGGCTCAAGGACAAGACCATCCTCATCACCGGCGCCAGCCGCGGCATCGGCGAAGCCGCCGCGCGCCATTTCGCCGCCAAAGGCGCCAACGTCGTGCTTGCCGCCCGTTCGGGCGGGGCCATCGCCACCATCGCGGAGGAGATCCGCGCAGCCGGCGGAACCGCCACCGCCCTGCCCTGCGATGTCAGCGATGCGGCAGCCGTCAAGACAGCGGTCGATCGCGCGGTTGCGGAATTCGGCGGCCTCGACGGGCTGATCAACAACGCCGCCGTCATCGACCCCATCGGCCACATCGCCGATACCGACCCGGCCGCCTGGAGCGCGGCCGTCGATATCAACGTCAAGGGCGTCTATTTTGGCCTGCACGCCGCCCTCCCTGTCATGCTGGAACGCGGCGGCGGGACCATCGTCAATATCTCGTCCGGGGCCGCCACCGGCGTTCTGGAGGGCTGGAGCGCCTATTGCTGCACCAAGGCCGCCGTTCTGTCGCTGACCAAAGCGACCCACAAGGAATACGCCGACCGTGGCATCCGCGTGATGGGCCTGTCGCCCGGCACCGTGGCGACGCAGATGCAGCGCGAGATCAAGGCCTCCGGTCTGAACCCGGTGAGCGAACTTGACTGGGAGGATCACATTCCCCCGGAATGGGTCGCCCAAGGGCTGGCGTTCCTGTTCGAAGGCGATGCGGACGCCTGGCTGGGCACCGATTTCTCGCTGAAGACGGCGGAAGGCCGGGCGGCGGCCGGATTGCCCGCACTTTGA
- the kce_2 gene encoding 3-keto-5-aminohexanoate cleavage enzyme: MPDPQTDPQTDPQTDQQTEPCIICCAITGSLPTKANNPAVPITVTEQVESTQAAFEAGATICHAHVRNDDQTPSSDPEKFARLKEGLEKHCPGLIVQFSTGGRSGAGKERGGMLPLAPDMASLSVGSVNFPTRVYENSPQLVDWLAEEMIRYDIKPEIEAFDLSHILMAAKMFEDGKIRDTPYIQFVMGVKNAMPADKVVFDFYVETVKRLLPGAPWCAAGIGAKQIVLNEWAIAAGGHARTGMEDNVRLDRDTLAPSNAALVTRVAEIAAKHGRPVATPEQARKMLGLRPVAA; the protein is encoded by the coding sequence ATGCCCGATCCCCAGACAGATCCCCAGACAGATCCCCAGACAGATCAACAGACAGAACCCTGCATCATCTGCTGCGCCATCACCGGATCCCTGCCGACCAAGGCGAACAACCCGGCCGTGCCGATCACCGTGACCGAACAGGTGGAAAGCACGCAGGCGGCCTTTGAGGCCGGCGCCACGATCTGTCATGCCCATGTGCGCAACGACGACCAGACGCCCAGTTCCGACCCCGAGAAATTCGCGCGTCTGAAGGAGGGGCTGGAAAAGCATTGCCCCGGGCTGATCGTGCAATTCTCGACCGGTGGCCGGTCGGGGGCGGGCAAGGAGCGCGGCGGCATGCTGCCGCTGGCGCCGGATATGGCGTCGCTGTCGGTGGGGTCGGTCAACTTCCCGACGCGGGTCTACGAAAACAGCCCGCAACTGGTCGACTGGCTGGCCGAAGAGATGATCAGGTACGACATCAAGCCCGAGATCGAGGCGTTCGACCTCAGCCATATCCTGATGGCGGCGAAGATGTTCGAAGACGGCAAGATCAGGGACACGCCCTATATCCAGTTTGTCATGGGCGTAAAGAACGCGATGCCGGCGGACAAGGTGGTGTTCGATTTCTACGTCGAGACGGTCAAGCGCCTGCTGCCGGGCGCGCCCTGGTGTGCCGCCGGGATCGGGGCGAAGCAGATCGTGTTGAACGAATGGGCCATTGCCGCCGGCGGCCATGCGCGGACGGGGATGGAGGACAACGTGCGGCTGGATCGCGACACGCTGGCGCCATCCAATGCCGCGCTGGTCACCCGCGTGGCCGAGATCGCGGCAAAGCACGGCCGTCCGGTTGCGACCCCTGAACAGGCGCGCAAGATGCTGGGTCTGCGTCCCGTGGCCGCCTGA
- the yhaH gene encoding Inner membrane protein YhaH: MDFWQAVRAGYRRCLTFRGRASRPEFWYFVLYAFLGSVVCGRIDQALFGAWGPAPVSTLFLVVGGLPLIPAAWRRMHDTGRSGVFVLYPAIVMIGTTTFIGFLAGVAPSEPGETFGHLREAVSAIGGMIAAGAVFVLAISPLLVIWWLSRPTQSGENRWGRPVGGPALSPGETGRG; this comes from the coding sequence TTGGACTTCTGGCAGGCGGTCCGTGCCGGCTATCGCCGATGCCTGACCTTCCGGGGGCGCGCCAGCCGGCCGGAGTTCTGGTATTTCGTGCTGTATGCCTTCCTGGGCTCAGTGGTCTGTGGCCGGATCGACCAGGCGCTGTTCGGCGCCTGGGGGCCCGCGCCGGTCTCGACGCTGTTTCTGGTCGTCGGGGGTCTGCCGCTGATTCCGGCGGCCTGGCGGCGGATGCATGACACCGGGCGGTCGGGGGTGTTTGTCCTGTACCCGGCGATCGTCATGATCGGCACGACCACCTTCATCGGCTTCCTGGCCGGCGTCGCGCCCAGTGAGCCGGGGGAAACCTTTGGCCACCTGCGCGAGGCGGTCAGCGCCATCGGCGGCATGATCGCGGCGGGGGCGGTCTTTGTTCTGGCGATATCGCCCTTGCTGGTGATCTGGTGGTTGTCGCGGCCGACCCAGTCGGGCGAGAACCGCTGGGGCCGTCCGGTGGGAGGCCCGGCCCTCAGCCCCGGCGAAACTGGCCGAGGCTGA
- the znuB gene encoding High-affinity zinc uptake system membrane protein ZnuB: MLDPFILRAGLAGLGVAVASGPLGAFVVWRRMSYFGEATAHAAILGVALSLGFSLPMMPAILVVALAMARAVSALTGRGHAMDTLLGVAAHTSLAAGLVAVALLPEVRLDPMAYLFGDILAVTAGDVAVIWIGAALVLGLMIWRWQALLTSTLSPDLAYASGLDPRREDLILTLALAVVVAVAIKVVGVLLIGAMLVIPAAAARPLVRTPEAMAIGAGLVGACAAIGGLAGAFMLDTPTGPTIVCTAALIFGLTLSLGQFRRG; the protein is encoded by the coding sequence ATGCTTGATCCGTTCATCCTGCGCGCAGGGCTGGCGGGCCTTGGGGTCGCCGTGGCCTCCGGCCCGCTGGGCGCCTTCGTCGTCTGGCGGCGCATGTCCTATTTCGGCGAGGCCACGGCCCATGCCGCGATCCTGGGCGTGGCGCTGTCGCTGGGCTTTTCCCTGCCGATGATGCCCGCGATCCTGGTGGTCGCGCTGGCCATGGCCCGCGCGGTGTCGGCCCTGACCGGGCGAGGCCACGCGATGGATACGCTGCTGGGCGTGGCCGCCCATACCTCGCTGGCGGCCGGCTTAGTCGCGGTGGCGCTGCTGCCCGAAGTCCGGCTGGACCCGATGGCCTACCTGTTCGGCGACATCCTGGCGGTGACGGCCGGTGACGTCGCCGTGATCTGGATCGGCGCCGCGCTGGTGCTGGGCCTGATGATCTGGCGCTGGCAGGCGCTGCTGACCTCGACGCTCAGCCCCGATCTGGCCTATGCCTCGGGCCTCGATCCCCGGCGCGAGGATCTGATCCTGACGCTGGCGCTGGCCGTGGTGGTGGCCGTGGCGATCAAGGTGGTGGGCGTTCTGCTGATCGGCGCCATGCTGGTCATCCCCGCCGCCGCCGCCCGCCCGCTGGTGCGCACGCCCGAAGCCATGGCCATTGGCGCGGGCCTTGTCGGCGCCTGCGCCGCGATCGGCGGGTTGGCAGGGGCCTTCATGCTGGACACGCCGACCGGGCCTACCATCGTCTGCACGGCGGCACTGATCTTTGGCTTGACGCTCAGCCTCGGCCAGTTTCGCCGGGGCTGA
- the znuC gene encoding Zinc import ATP-binding protein ZnuC encodes MTALIEAQGLALVLDGRTVLHDVSVQVMQGEIITVVGPNGSGKSSLLRALIGAIRPAQGKVTRKPGLKIGYVPQKLAIDPTLPITVERFLSLPHRVSRGEARTALERAGAEGLADRQMTRLSGGQFQRVLLARALLVKPDILMLDEATQGLDQPGAAAFYRRIEEIRRTMGCAIVMVSHDLHVVMAASDRVLCVNGHICCEGTPDIVASAPEYRALFGTGTQGTLALYRHEHSHDHDHHHDHDHHHDHGAGA; translated from the coding sequence ATGACAGCGCTGATCGAGGCGCAGGGCCTTGCCCTGGTGCTGGACGGGCGCACGGTGCTGCACGACGTGTCGGTCCAGGTCATGCAGGGCGAGATCATCACCGTCGTGGGGCCCAACGGGTCGGGCAAGTCGTCCCTGCTGCGCGCGCTGATCGGGGCGATCCGGCCGGCGCAGGGCAAGGTCACGCGCAAGCCGGGGCTGAAGATCGGCTACGTGCCGCAGAAGCTGGCCATCGATCCGACGCTGCCGATCACGGTCGAACGGTTCCTGTCGCTGCCCCATCGGGTCAGCCGGGGCGAGGCGCGCACCGCGCTGGAACGCGCCGGGGCCGAAGGCCTGGCCGACCGCCAGATGACGCGTCTGTCGGGCGGGCAATTCCAGCGGGTGCTGCTGGCCCGCGCGCTTCTGGTCAAGCCCGACATCCTGATGCTGGACGAGGCGACGCAGGGGCTGGACCAGCCCGGCGCCGCCGCCTTCTACCGCCGGATCGAGGAAATCCGCCGCACCATGGGCTGCGCCATCGTCATGGTCAGCCACGACCTGCACGTGGTGATGGCGGCCTCGGACCGGGTGCTGTGCGTGAACGGGCATATCTGCTGCGAGGGCACGCCGGATATCGTCGCTTCGGCCCCCGAATACCGGGCGCTGTTCGGCACCGGGACGCAGGGGACACTGGCGCTGTACCGACACGAACATTCCCATGATCACGACCATCACCATGATCACGACCATCACCATGACCATGGGGCCGGCGCCTGA
- the zur gene encoding Zinc uptake regulation protein — MSTIGFHTHDHDRCITDTMATAEAQCAEDGLQFTPVRRRVLEILLAEHRAMGAYDILPTLAEEKLGSQPPVVYRALDFLVKNGLAHRIELLNAYIACAHLGKSHKPVFLICRSCRLVAEAEAELARGQLGDAAAGAGFTIERMVVEVEGLCPSCAA, encoded by the coding sequence ATGTCCACCATCGGTTTCCACACCCACGATCACGATCGCTGCATCACCGACACCATGGCCACGGCCGAGGCGCAATGCGCCGAGGACGGGCTGCAGTTCACGCCGGTCCGCCGCCGGGTGCTGGAAATCCTGCTCGCCGAGCATCGCGCGATGGGGGCGTATGACATCCTGCCGACCCTGGCCGAAGAGAAGCTGGGCTCGCAGCCGCCGGTGGTCTACCGGGCGCTGGATTTCCTGGTGAAGAACGGACTGGCCCACCGGATCGAACTGCTGAACGCCTATATCGCCTGCGCGCACCTGGGCAAGTCGCACAAACCGGTGTTCCTGATCTGCCGCTCCTGCCGCCTGGTGGCCGAGGCCGAGGCGGAACTGGCCCGGGGCCAACTGGGCGATGCGGCGGCCGGCGCCGGGTTCACCATTGAACGCATGGTGGTCGAAGTCGAAGGCCTCTGCCCCTCCTGCGCCGCATGA